The genomic segment tgtTATTTTTAGTCTCTTAGGAGGCTTCCAAACACAATCTCCTGCACCACAGACCAACAGAATACTACTGCAGTCTACAGGATTTTCAATGGCTGCCTATGAAGCCTGCATGTGGCACAGCTTTGCAGGCAGGTTACTATGACAGGCCTGGGAGCCTTTACAAGGGACTAGGCAGTCATAAGCAATGGATCAGAGTGCACAATTTGGCCACAGTGGCTCCGATCAGCGTAGATGTCTTGGCTGCTCATTTTGCATTAATGGGTTTACGTCcacctttgtttggacttttagcacggCAGACCATTACTTTCTTTCTACAGCATCTCTAACAAAGTtaataaaatctaaaaaaataaataaaaccgatAAAACAATTATGGATTTTAGGtggaaaaaaatcctaaaaatgtTTTTCATGATTAGAGCGCTACAACAATTGGTGATttaagaaaccctttaaaagtccTACATGCAGTGAAGTGTTTGATACATTGGCACAGATCTGCACATGAACTCATAACATCTTGGTGCCAAAAGCAACCAAAATTTAACTATCTTCCCATTATGTAAATAAAACATGCAAAAAAGCATAGGGTGCTACTGAGGGAGTAtatggcatttaaccccttaatgaaccAAGACGTACAGGTAAGTCATGTTCATTGACACGGGCTGTGCCCATTCGATCAACAGCAAGGATCAGAGAAACCTCTGATTTCAGCCATTTATCtccttagatgctgcagtcaatagcaAATACGGAATCTCTCTAGCTTCATAGGGAGTTGGGAGTGTTTCCTCTCTCTAATCCTCAGACCTACCTCCACAATGTGATTGTGAGGTGTTAATGCATTACCATAACAAatgggaacaaaaaaaaaaaaaggctccatTTGATGCACCACTGCTCCAACTACAACCCTAACCAGTGTCTCCGTCTTATTTGATTGACAGTCCGTGAGATTTTAGAGTCAGTAGTGATGACGTGGGTAAAGTCATGTGCACTAAACAGACCCAGCCCACGGTATACCAAAAACttgtcataaaaataaaaaaataaaacatttctcaGGATCAGTGGACTGGGTTTTCACAAGAAAGGCATGGTTATGATTCAGGGCACCCATCTAACATGGCAGTATGGCTAACTTTAAACTGATTGTGGAGAGGACAAATTAAGGTCCAAAACAGACTAatcttaaggggttaacataacTGGCCTCAATTATCAACATCATAACCTGTACCAACCAGAGCTCAACGATCATTTCATGAACGGCTCCAGATTTAGTAGGCCACAATGGCTGACAAGCGGTCACTTATGCATATTCCCAACTTACAGTGTGCACAGAACTTTACCAACTTAATCACCAAGccaagagatgggaacatgggacTGAGTGTACAGCTCGGTGGCATAGGTCAGCACTATATAACAAATAAATAACTAAAGGTTTAGCAATTCCCCCCCCCTGGAATTACTGTAGTTTGGGCAGAACCTGTAGTGCACAATATGAGCATACACAAATGTCCATCACATGGAATAAGTCTCCAGGACTGCATCTCTAAAGTGTCCAGGGTCAGGTTCTCATAACCGTATACCGGCATGTTTATGACTCGTACACCTGCTGAAATATAGCAgtcacaatcccccaaaaaacagCAGCGCCAACATTACTTTGGCAATGTAAGATTTTTGGTTAACTAAGGACTTACCCTTTAGGGTGACCAGTGAACTTGTCACAAAGAATGGTTACCCTGTTCACAGAGCCACAACCATGGAAGTGTGCTTCGAGTTCCTCGGCTGTTGCCCCATAATCAAcctgcagatttaaaaaaaaattttttagaagtCTAACTACCTGAATTATTGATTATATGGAGCAAAAAATctgaggggttgtccagcctttaaatgatggcctatccccaggataggacatcactagctgatcagcaggggccccgacaccccaccgatcagctgttgtgTAGTTCCATCGTCAGAGCTACAGAGTTCAAttaaatgggagcagtgctgcagtgagAAGCACTGTCCTCTACAATGTTGACAGTGCAGTTCTAGCAATGGAACTACACAGAACAGCAGATCGGCAGAGGTGAGGAGCACCAGACGCCTGCTGACCAGTTACTGAGGTCCTATCCGGCAAATAGGCCATCACTTAGAAAGGTTGGTCAACACTTTTGAAGGAGCTTACAATACTTATCCTCTTACCAACAGAGAGACAAGAATCTGATTGCTGGAGGTCAGACCACTGGAACCTCAAACAATTACAAGAACGGAGGTCCAGAAGTGCATGAGGGTGGAGCAGTCAGTGGTGGACCACCGCTCCcttcacttctgctgagtacggcACTCGCCATCTTCAGCAGTCTCAAAGTAGGGAATGGAGCAGTCAGACCACCAGCAGTAAGATACTTATCCCCCATCCTGTGAATAGTTGGTAGGTATTAGTGGGAAACCCGATGAAGAAAAAATAAGGCTAAATACATATGTTCCAAGCTGCTTCTTGGCCTTCACTGCAGATACACTGGTTTGTGTGGTATACTCAATTAAGACGAGGCCAAATGAACACTTCGCCTTGGTCTACCAAATGGACACGTCTAGCATGTACATTAGGAGCTCACGCGGTGTACACACTGAATGGACATCACAACgactgtgaacatagcctaaactGTCCGGACATCAGAGCACACGTTTCAGGTCCAAAATgaaggaaaatgaaaggtgaacgcTGGCTGCCGTGCAGAAACCAGTGTACATGAAGGCCTATGTGTCTCCAAACCACGTTAGCATCCCATACATATAGAGCACTTACATTCCCTACGTAAATCGATCGAGCGTCAGCTTCCATCTTCTCTTCTATGGACATGATAACTGGACCAGCTGCAGTGAGACAAGAAACATGGATGTTACCAGATACTACTAGTCCTTCCATGACAATCAGTGTGGGAAACAAGCCAGAATCACTGGAAGTCTCCCAGCAGAGCTGGATCTGCAGGTGCTCTAGCTTTGGCGCCTTTTACGGTTATAAATCAGAGTAAGCATAGCCATTCTGCAGGCAGCACGCAGGAAATGTGCTAAATTAATCTGATACTCCAATGGCCGTCAAATGGACATTTTATAGGAAACGGTCAGTATTGGTAGAAGCCGCTGAAAAGTGGACTCCTTAGAATCACATGTCAATGAGATCTAAAACCGGGTTAAAGGGGGTATTCCACTCTGCCTCTTTCCATAACTTCCATGGACAAGTAGCAGCGCGTACGTGAAGCCCCTTCTCCAATCAATTCCAGTAGCTGAACTATAAGGTAACCGCTGATTGTTGGGGATGTGGGCTGTCAGACCTCCGCTGATCAGATATCGATTACTGAATGGGACGCAATGTGGACGGTGAACAGTGAAGAGAACAGCACTCGTAGGAACAGTGTCCTCTCCACCCATCTAACACTGATggcctctcctgaggataggtcatctacaTCAGAAAACCAGACAACCTGGAAGACGTTATTCCACCTGTTATAAAGTTCTCCAGCCATGGTGGAGTGTGGCCAGTGATTACCTCCCACCCCAGGAATAAACGTTCAGTCTTGACCACCATTTATCAAAGTCCAAGGCGTGGGGTGCAGGTCTTACCATTGCCAGGCGGTGGGCTCATGTTCATCTGTTTCTCCACCTCATTCTGCAGCTCTTTTAGCTTGACAGCCTCCTCTTCCATTTCTCGGACACGGGCTTTGATCGCCTCCAGCTCCTGAAAGAGAGGTGATAAAGTACATATAGTCATTTAGAAAGCCTGTAAACCCAAACATGGGTCACATAATAGAAAATCATGTGTGGAGACATTACTATAACCCCAGGGGCTGGCAGGGACACACTGATCTGATATCGGCCTATCCTGAGCACcccatcaaaatcctggacaacccctcgaAGGGTTTTCTGTTTAGCACTGTTTTCAGCCTAGAATGAATGAACTATCCTCAGTCTCTAGGGCACAGGCTGCTGTTAGGGAACACACCCATGAGCTCATTTTTTGGTCCCCAGGGCTGATGGCATTCAAGTCGCCCAGGCCCTCAAATCCATGGAACGCAAGCGGTTAAATAGCCGGGCTCAGATTCCTAGGAACCCATCTGCTAGCGTTCAGTCAGTATGGAAGCAGGACATAGGACCCTTAAAAGGGTTAGCTAAAACCGAGGCCCCCATAAGCAGTGGTGTACACATGCACAATCTATCTTCTACTGTACCCAGTGGGTACACCACAGCTTTgaatgtcctgcatccaaaagacACAAGATGGCGGTGGACACGACTTGATGTGCATTGCAGACACTGGAGCAGCCGTGGGCCTACTCCAAAGCTGGGGTACAGCACAGGGtcggttagggtgggttcacatcacgtttttctaaTCtggttaacgtatacaaaaaacggATACGTTAAACAATTGCCTCAGACTGAGCCATAGAGTTCCATTAAAAAAGGACACAAGTGTACGTATTTTACTGGACTCTACAGGGTACAAGAACGTGGTGGGCTACGTTTTTGTAATGTATAGTTTAAACTGAGGCATAAGACGTGATGTGAACCCCCCTTATATCTGCATGCATAAATCATTACTGGTTATAGGGGTGTACAATATTAGGCAGAGATTGGAggagcagtgatgtcatcacacccAGAGCCATGCTCATCTCTGACGTCACTCCGCCTCACAATGGATGCCTGGAGCATGCTGCTCTGCCCCTCCCCCGTATCAGGCCTGGGAGTCCGGGCTGCCCGCAGCGCTTACCGGGTCCTCGATAGCGGGGTCCGGGCCGAGCTCTCCGggctcttcctcctccatctcctcttcctccatctcctccaggACGCCGGCGCCTCCGCTCTCCGTGCTCCCCCGTCCGCCGGATCTCCTCCCTGTCGCTATTCTGCCCCCTATCCGCCGGATTCTTCTGCCCGGGCCCAACAACTCCAGGTCGAGATCTAGCCCTCCTCTCCCCATGGGTTCGTCATCGCCAACATCTTCGCCGCCACCAGCTGAGCCAGGCCCACCACGAAGCCCGTTTTCATAGTCGGTCCCACGCAATGTAGCCGCCGAGGACACCGCCGCCATCTTAAGGAGAGATTGAGCGCCCGGCCTTAGAGGCAACCCTTATAACTGAGCTAGAGTTGTGGTTGGTCCATTCCGCTGCCAATCATACAGCTGCAGTCGCCAATTGGCTGGAGAAaggtttttttatttagtttaaggCGCCAGAAGAAAGTCCCGCCCATCCGGTATGTCGGGAATGGCTGAAACTGATGTCAGTCGGGAGTCGGCGTCACACCCTGCTCCCTCCAGCACTGTGCTCTAAGGGCGGGGGCCCCAAAGCAAAACCTGCTGTGATCTATAGAGGGGCTCTCCCAaaagcacagggacaatatacacagtgatgtctcagCACAGGGACCagcgatgtcacagaacaggggtaataaacacagcgatgtcacagcacaggggtaataaatacagtgatgtcacagcacagggacaataaacacagtgatgtcacagcacaggggtaataaatacagtgatgtcacagcacagggacaataaatacagtgatgtcacagcacaggggtaataaacacagcgatgtcacagcacaggggtaataaacacagcgatgtcacagaacaggggtaataaacacagcgatgtcacagcacaggggtaataaatacagtgatgtcacagcacagggacaataaacacagtgatgtcacagcacaggggtaataaatacagtgatgtcacagcacagggacaataaatacagtgatgtcacagcacaggggtaataaatacagtgatgtcacagcacagggacaataaacacagtgatgtcacagcacaggggtaataaatacagtgatgtcacagcacagggacaataaatacagtgatgtcacagcacaggggtaataaacacagcgatgtcacagcacaggggtaataaatacagtgatgtcacagtacagggacaatatacacagtgatgtcacagcacagggacaataaatacagcgatgtcacagcacaggggtaataaacacagcgatgtcacagcacaggggtaataaatacagtgatgtcacagtacagggacaataaatacagtgatgtcacagcacagggacatcatacacagtgatgtcacagcacagggacaatatacacagtgatgtcacagcacaggggtaataaatacagtgatgtcacagcacagggacaataaatacagtgatgtcacagcacaggggtaataaacacagcgatgtcacagcacaggggtaataaacacagcgatgtcacagaacaggggtaataaacacagcgatgtcacagcacaggggtaataaatacagtgatgtcacagcacagggacaataaacacagtgatgtcacagcacaggggtaataaatacagtgatgtcacagcacagggacaataaatacagtgatgtcacagcacaggggtaataaacacagcgatgtcacagcacaggggtaataaatacagtgatgtcacagtacagggacaatatacacagtgatgtcacagcacagggacaataaatacagcgatgtcacagcaca from the Bufo bufo chromosome 2, aBufBuf1.1, whole genome shotgun sequence genome contains:
- the LOC120989047 gene encoding polyadenylate-binding protein 2 isoform X1, producing the protein MAAVSSAATLRGTDYENGLRGGPGSAGGGEDVGDDEPMGRGGLDLDLELLGPGRRIRRIGGRIATGRRSGGRGSTESGGAGVLEEMEEEEMEEEEPGELGPDPAIEDPELEAIKARVREMEEEAVKLKELQNEVEKQMNMSPPPGNAGPVIMSIEEKMEADARSIYVGNVDYGATAEELEAHFHGCGSVNRVTILCDKFTGHPKGFAYIEFSDKESVRTSMALDESLFRGRQIKVVPKRTNRPGISTTDRGYPRARFRARAASYSSRSRFYSGYTARPRGRVYRGRARVTSWYSPY